GTTGCTGGACGTCAACGGGCCAGTCCCTCGGTCTCTCTTGATAAGTTATTTTCTAAATCTTAACTATTATCTAACAACATGTCAACCCTAGTTTAGAGATCGGGATAAAGGGATTAGAAAAGAATATGAAAAAATCCCCGAATCTATGACTCGGGGACCATTTTAAATTGGATGACGTTTACTTTCTTCTTTTTTCTCTTCTATTAAGATACGCGTACCATCTACAGACGTAATAACTACTGCCGTATCCTTATCGATCCAACTTCCAACAGAAATGGCGCTGTACTTTTTCTCATTGACTTGTATTGTTCCACTTGGTCGAAATGGAGTAATTGTTATAGCCGATTCTCCAACTAAACTCTTATACTCAGAGTTCATGGAATTATACCCCATTTCACTGCTTAATCGATCCTTTAACGTCATTTTCGTCCACATAGAGCGTGCGGGGAAAACACGCAAAAACAGGAATGAAGCAGCTGTACCAATTAAAAAACCACTTGAAACGAGAA
The sequence above is drawn from the Pseudalkalibacillus hwajinpoensis genome and encodes:
- a CDS encoding NfeD family protein, translated to MEILSLPAVGFLIVLLSVLFLFAELLVRVKGIFGLIGILLLTFYFSFHLTSLSSILWMGLVFAVGLGLVILDGKLLNDGTFGLIGLIMMVTAVAIPSPTFLYGLLVSSGFLIGTAASFLFLRVFPARSMWTKMTLKDRLSSEMGYNSMNSEYKSLVGESAITITPFRPSGTIQVNEKKYSAISVGSWIDKDTAVVITSVDGTRILIEEKKEESKRHPI